The following proteins are encoded in a genomic region of Gouania willdenowi chromosome 6, fGouWil2.1, whole genome shotgun sequence:
- the LOC114464786 gene encoding vesicle transport protein GOT1B-like, which translates to MISLTDSQKIGMGLTGFGLFFLFFGMILFFDKALLAIGNILFVAGLAFVIGLERTFRFFFQKQKMKASGFFLGGVMVVLMGWPVVGVLLEIYGFFLLFRGFFPVVVGFIRRIPVLGSILNLPFISAYVDKASESNTMV; encoded by the exons AGATCGGAATGGGTCTGACGGGCTTTggcctcttcttcctcttctttggGATGATCCTGTTCTTTGATAAAGCTCTGCTCGCCATCGGGAAC ATCCTGTTCGTCGCAGGTCTGGCGTTCGTCATCGGCCTAGAGAGAACGTTCCGGTTCTTCTTCCAGAAGCAGAAGATGAAGGCCAGTGGCTTCTTCCTGGGGGGGGTGATGGTGGTTCTGATGGGCTGGCCCGTGGTCGGCGTCCTGCTGGAGATCTACGGATTCTTCCTGCTCTTCAG aGGTTTCTTCCCAGTGGTCGTTGGTTTCATCAGAAGAATACCAGTGCTCGGCTCCATCCTCAACCTTCCCTTCATCAGTGCA TATGTTGACAAAGCCAGTGAGAGCAACACCATGGTATAA
- the drd4-rs gene encoding dopamine receptor D4 related sequence, whose amino-acid sequence MDNVTLTGEAEGRSYNYPALLLGVFLILIIILGNILVCLSVLTERSLKTATNYFIISLAVADLLLAVLVLPLFVYSEFLGGIWTLSLSVCDALMTMDVMLCTASILNLCAISVDRYIAVVVPLKYNRNQFSVRQLALIAATWVLSLGVASPVIFGLNRVPGRDPSVCRLEDDRFVVYSSVCSFFVPCPVMLFLYYWIFRGLRRWSGRSRPPPRTRPETRPRTLSLHLGSALRQATAMATRDKVVYAVELSPTSPATVSMTTPSATPVTEDLQDVAVVAVESDPMTTQMDSVSDADVTERRDGGSVRKNGRKRKTGKRGRRNSKSSRVSGRERKAMKVLPIVVGVFLACWTPFFVVHVTKVWCQSCHIGPTLISVVTWLGYVNSAVNPIIYTIFNTEFRNVFLKLLCCRT is encoded by the exons ATGGACAACGTGACGCTCACAGGTgaggcggaggggaggagctacAACTACCCTGCCCTGTTGCTGGGCGTCTTCCTCATTCTCATCATCATCCTGGGAAATATCCTGGTGTGTCTGAGCGTGCTCACTGAGCGCTCCCTGAAGACCGCCACCAACTATTTCATCATCAGCCTCGCCGTCGCAGACCTGCTGCTCGCCGTCCTCGTCCTACCGCTGTTTGTCTACTCAGAG TTCCTGGGGGGGATCTGGACCCTGAGTCTTTCAGTGTGTGATGCTCTGATGACGATGGACGTGATGCTGTGCACCGCCTCCATCCTTAACCTTTGTGCCATCAGTGTGGACAG GTACATTGCGGTGGTTGTCCCTCTGAAGTACAACAGGAACCAGTTCAGTGTCCGCCAGCTGGCTCTGATTGCGGCCACCTGGGTGCTGTCCTTGGGGGTCGCCAGCCCGGTGATTTTTGGTCTAAACCGGGTCCCGGGTCGGGATCCCAGCGTGTGCCGGCTGGAGGACGACCGCTTCGTGGTGTACTCATCGGTGTGCTCCTTCTTCGTGCCTTGTCCTGTCATGCTCTTCCTGTATTATTGGATCTTTCGGGGTTTGCGACGCTGGAGCGGCCGCAGTCGTCCACCGCCCCGGACCCGCCCCGAGACCCGCCCCCGGACCCTGTCCCTGCACCTGGGCTCAGCCTTACGACAGGCCACAGCGATGGCGACACGGGACAAGGTTGTATACGCTGTGGAACTGAGCCCCACATCACCAGCCACCGTCTCCATGACAACACCGTCTGCAACCCCGGTGACTGAGGACCTGCAGGATGTGGCAGTGGTGGCCGTGGAAAGCGATCCAATGACGACACAGATGGACAGTGTGTCAGACGCGGATGTCACGGAGCGGAGAGACGGGGGCAGCGTCCGCAAAaacgggaggaagaggaagaccgGCAAGAGAGGAAGAAGGAACAGCAAGAGCAGCCGGGTTAGCGGGCGGGAACGCAAGGCCATGAAGGTTCTGCCCATCGTGGTTG GTGTGTTTCTGGCCTGTTGGACGCCATTCTTTGTGGTGCATGTGACTAAAGTTTGGTGTCAGTCGTGCCACATCGGACCGACTCTCATCTCCGTGGTAACGTGGCTCGGCTACGTCAACAGTGCCGTCAACCCCATCATCTATACCATCTTCAACACCGAGTTCAGGAACGTCTTTCTGAAGCTTCTCTGCTGTCGGACGTGA
- the irf5 gene encoding interferon regulatory factor 5 — translation MSGAQRRIRLKPWLLDQVNSGRFDGLYWLGPERRLFQIPWKHATRHTPASEEENTVFKAWAVETGKYQEGVDGPDPAKWKANLRCALNKSREFKLKFDGTKETPVQPYKIYEVCEQLTNTDGVDDEDEEMPNLMDLTINPQLSDSAPFGAFGHSQMIPAPLLPMTSDLQVEGGFAGLQDPNPLQNQIQNQVEPQNPQPCKYDLLNSVPLTDLDLKFQYRGRTVGSLTVSNPQGCRLYYGQLEPNAAQVELLGPVSLQQVLFPGTSQVQHHKQRFYTEALLEVMERGLILELWEQDIYAVRLCQCKVFWSGPGVTEPGPPNPLERERKVKVFSLNAFLQDLIRFQKGHAPNPPAFDIWFCFGEDWPDRKPKEKKLIMVQVVPVVARILTEMFSGELSWSTDSIRLQISNPDVKDQTVEQFKELQRLLQSQHIHGPWTSTGS, via the exons ATGAGCGGGGCCCAGAGGAGGATCCGTCTGAAGCCGTGGCTCCTGGACCAGGTGAACAGCGGTCGGTTCGATGGTCTCTATTGGCTGGGCCCAGAGCGACGCCTCTTCCAGATTCCCTGGAAACACGCTACACGCCACACGCCAGCATCTGAGGAGGAGAACACGGTGTTCAAG GCGTGGGCGGTGGAGACGGGGAAGTACCAGGAGGGGGTGGACGGGCCCGACCCGGCCAAGTGGAAGGCCAACCTACGCTGTGCCCTCAACAAGAGCCGAGAGTTCAAGCTAAAGTTTGACGGAACCAAAGAGACGCCGGTCCAGCCCTACAAGATCTACGAAGTGTGTGAGCAGCTCACCAACACCG ACGGCGTGGACGATGAAGACGAGGAG atGCCGAACCTGATGGATCTCACCATCA ACCCTCAGCTCAGTGACTCCGCCCCTTTCGGCGCCTTCGGACACTCCCAGATGATTCCCGCTCCACTGCTGCcgatgacctctgacctccagGTTGAGGGGGGGTTCGCAGGGCTTCAGGACCCCAACCCTCTGCAGAACCAGATCCAGAACCAGGTGGAGCCTCAGAACCCACAACCTTGCAAATACGACCTGCTGAACAGCGTCCCGT TAACAGACCTGGACTTAAAGTTCCAGTACCGGGGGCGTACAGTGGGGTCCCTGACGGTCAGTAACCCCCAGGGCTGCCGACTCTACTACGGTCAGCTGGAGCCCAACGCGGCCCAGGTGGAGCTACTGGGGCCCGTGTCCCTGCAGCAGGTTCTGTTCCCGGGCACCTCCCAGGTCCAGCACCACAAGCAGCGCTTCTACACCGAGGCCCTGCTGGAGGTGATGGAGCGGGGGCTGATCCTGGAGCTGTGGGAGCAGGACATCTATGCCGTGCGCCTCTGCCAGTGTAAGGTGTTCTGGTCTGGACCGGGTGTGACCGAGCCAGGGCCCCCCAACCCACTGGAGCGAGAGCGCAAGGTCAAAGTGTTCAGCCTCAACGCCTTCCTGCAAG ACCTGATCCGCTTCCAGAAAGGCCACGCCCCCAACCCCCCTGCCTTCGACATCTGGTTCTGCTTTGGAGAGGATTGGCCCGACAGGAAACCCAAAGAGAAGAAGCTCATCATGGTCCAG GTGGTTCCCGTGGTTGCTCGGATCCTGACGGAGATGTTCTCGGGCGAGCTGAGCTGGTCGACCGACAGCATCCGTCTGCAGATCTCCAACCCTGACGTGAAGGACCAGACCGTGGAGCAGTTCAAGGAGCTGCAGAGGCTGCTGCAGAGCCAGCACATCCACGGACCCTGGACCTCCACGGGGTCCTAG